Proteins from a genomic interval of Plasmodium reichenowi strain SY57 chromosome 11, whole genome shotgun sequence:
- a CDS encoding putative exported protein (Plasmodium exported protein, unknown function), with the protein MEAEKKEQKQEKSVKTLMKKIPFKGPSYDEYMKVFGKALPGSVSPTMVLSFISAVILFFVLYKSMNLIKDKKLFKALLVFSAFYVTFFK; encoded by the coding sequence ATGGAAGCTGAGAAAAAGGAACAAAAACAGGAGAAATCCGTGAAAACTTTGATGAAGAAAATTCCTTTCAAGGGTCCAAGTTATGATGAATATATGAAAGTTTTTGGCAAAGCCCTTCCAGGTAGTGTATCACCTACTATGgtattatcatttatttctgccgttattttattttttgttctttatAAATCTATGAATCTCATAAAggataaaaaattattcaaaGCGCTTTTAGTATTTTCAGCATTTTATGTAACGTTCTTTAAATGA